Below is a window of Desulfovermiculus halophilus DSM 18834 DNA.
GAACAGGATGGTCTGGGCCGCTGATCCGCCCCGGAACAGCAGGTTTTGAGCCCAGCGACCGGTGCGCAGGGCCTTGAAGGCCACCCGCTTGGGCCAGGGCAGACCCCGTTCCCGGACCAGAGAGGATCTGGCTGCGGTGACGATCTTGTCCACCCGGACATTGCTGCTGCAGACCTCTACACAGGACAGACAGAGCAGGCAATTGTGCAGCACGCTGTCGAACTCGTCGGTATAGGGCAGACGCCCCTCGCTGACCGCCTGGGACAGGGCGATCTTCCCCCTGGCGACATATTTCTCCCGCTTTGTTTCCAGGTAAATGGGGCATACGCTCTGGCATGCCCCGCATTTGACGCATTTTTTGAGCTCATCGCCGACCTGCTCCAGAAACAGGGCGGTGTCTTTGTCAGTCATATCTATCCTTAAATCCACAAGCTAGGTCGCAGAACCGAAAAAACAAAACAACCCTTTATTCTGGAAAGATCTTTCCTGGATTGAGGATATTGTTCGGGTCCCAGGCCCTCTTGACCGCCTGCATGGCGGCAATGGCCGCAGGCTCCAGATTCTTGCCGATATACTCCCGCTTGCTGGTCCCGATCCCGTGCTCACCGGAAATTCGGCCCCCGAGTTCTATGGTCCGGTCAAAGATCTCATCAACCGCCTTGTGGGCGGTCTCCAGCTGTTCATTTTGAGGCAGAACATTGAGGTGTATATTGCCGTCTCCGGCATGGCCGAAATTGACGATCCTGATCTCGTGCCTTTCACCCACCGATTCAATAAACTGGATAATCTCCGGGATCTTGGCTCGAGGGACCACAATGTCCTCATTGATTTTCACCGCTGACTTAAAATGGGCCAGGGAGGCGGAGACCGATCTGCGCATCCGCCACAGGTCATCCTGTTCTTCGGCCGTGGCCGCAATCTGTATCTCGATGGCCTTATTGGCCGAGCACACCTCGCGTACCTTTGCGATGTTCTTTTCCACTTGATCTTGATCCCCATCAACTTCAATGAGCATAAACGCCCCGGCCCCGGGAGCCAGACCGATCTGCAGGTATTGATCCACGCACCAAACCGCGTGCCGGTCCAAAAACTCCATGGTGGTGGGTATGATCTTCCTTCGGATGATCTCGGATACAGTCCGTCCGGCATCCAGAATGGAAGGGAATGTGGCGGTCAGCGTCTTTTTGGCCTCCGGAAGGGGCAGAAGCTTGAGAATAGCCTTGGTCACAATCCCCAGGGTCCCCTCTGAACCAACCAAAAGCTGGGTCAGATTGTATCCAACCACGTCCTTGACGCACTTGGAGCCGGTATGAATGATCTCCCCGGAGGGTAGAACCACCTCCAGGCCCAGAATATACTCCTTGGTTGTCCCGTACTTTACCGCCCGCATCCCTCCGGAGTTCTCAGCGATGTTCCCCCCCAGGGTCGAGAAGTTCATGCTGGCCGGATCCGGAGGATAAAAAAGGCCTTCGGCCTCTACGGCCTTGTGCAGCTGACTGGTAATCACCCCCGGTTCGACCACGGCCACCAGGTTTTCGGTATCGATCTCCAAGATACGATCGAACTGGGTCATGACCAGGACAATCCCCCCCGACTCAGGCAGGCTGCCTCCGGTCATGCCGCTGCCGGCCCCACGTGGAATGACGCTGACCCGGTGTTCGTTGGCCACCCGCATGATCAGGGAGATATCCTCCGGAGCACGGGGAAAGACAACCGCCAGGGGCATATAGCTCTTGCCGGTGGCGTCATAGGCGTAGCACAAAAGATCCTCTTCAGAACTAAGGACAGCATCGGAATCGAGGTGATGCTCAAGTGCGTCGATGATGGACATACAGGTAGACCTTGCTTGCTCTGTATTTGGTTGTATCTTCAGGTAATCGAGATGGGTCAGTTCAGGGAGCAATGCCAGTTTGGGGCCGCGGGCCGTTTTTTACAGCTCTGCACAGGTGTCAACCTGTCATATAAGCTGGAAACCTGAGTTTCATCTTGACATACTTTGTTCTGTCTGGCAATGAAAGGGATCATGAAGAATAGAAAGAGCTCTTTGTCTCCCCCCAGGGTCATACGGCCGGAACAGCTCTCAGATCAGGTTGCCTCCCACATATTGGAAGCCATTGATCAGGGCGATTTTCTTCCCGGGGACAGGCTGCCCTCGGAAGCCAAGCTGGCCATGGACTTCGGGGTCAGCCGCACGGTCATACGGGAGGCCCTGGCTCGTTTGAAATACGACGGCATACTGGAGTCCAGACAGGGACAGGGCGTAAGGATAAGCGCTGAGTCGGACCGCCGGTCATTTCGGCTGGGAGAGTTCTTTCATGCCACGAACAATGAAGCCAGCCATCTTTTTGAGCTCCGAGCCGTCCTGGAGGGCGACGCAGCCTTTTTGGCCGCCTCCAGACGCACTGAGGAGCACCTGGAGAGGATGCAGGCCTGCCTGGATGATCTGCAGCAAACCATACGAGCCAATGTCGACGGCACCGGGCCGGACTTCACCTTTCATCACCTGGTAGCCACCGCCACCCACAACAAATACTTCATCGAATTGATGGACTTTCTCAACCTGCGGATCAAGGAAGTCATCCATCAGGCCAGAAGCAACTCCAGTCAACAGCCCGGCCTGCCGGAAGTGGTTGAGGACGAGCACATGGCCATCTATCGAGCGCTCATCCACATGGACCCGGATGGAGCCAGACAGGCCATGCTGGAGCATATCCAAAAGGCAGCAGACCGTTTGGGCTTGTCCATTCTGGGGGCAGGAGCAAGAGCCTGCTCCGCCTCAGGATGAGCCGCCGCACGGGCCGGAAAGTAGGCAAGCTCAACTGTGCGACGCTTTTGCATGCATGATCATTGTTCACGGGAGTTACGGCCTTTCGTCAACTTTATACAAGGAGCGGTTTATGTACTCCAAACTTCTGAGCATCGTTATCGGGGTCTGTCTTGTCTTCTCCCTGCAAACCCAGAAGGCTGAGGCGGCTGAGAGCCTGATCATCGCCACAGCCACGACCGGCGGGACCTATTATCCTGTCGGTGTGGCCCTGGGCACCCTGATCAGCATCAAGCTGGCCAAGGAGCACGGGATCACGGCCACTGCCATCAATTCCGCAGGATCCGGGGAAAATGTGCAGATGTTGAAAAACAAGGAGGCTCAGCTGGCCATTCTGCAGTCCCTGTTCGGCCTGAATGCCTATCAGGGCAAAGGGCCATACAAGGACCGGGCGGTCACGGATTTTCGCTCTGTGACCATGCTCTGGGAAAACGTGGAGCACTTCA
It encodes the following:
- a CDS encoding FAD-binding oxidoreductase, which produces MSIIDALEHHLDSDAVLSSEEDLLCYAYDATGKSYMPLAVVFPRAPEDISLIMRVANEHRVSVIPRGAGSGMTGGSLPESGGIVLVMTQFDRILEIDTENLVAVVEPGVITSQLHKAVEAEGLFYPPDPASMNFSTLGGNIAENSGGMRAVKYGTTKEYILGLEVVLPSGEIIHTGSKCVKDVVGYNLTQLLVGSEGTLGIVTKAILKLLPLPEAKKTLTATFPSILDAGRTVSEIIRRKIIPTTMEFLDRHAVWCVDQYLQIGLAPGAGAFMLIEVDGDQDQVEKNIAKVREVCSANKAIEIQIAATAEEQDDLWRMRRSVSASLAHFKSAVKINEDIVVPRAKIPEIIQFIESVGERHEIRIVNFGHAGDGNIHLNVLPQNEQLETAHKAVDEIFDRTIELGGRISGEHGIGTSKREYIGKNLEPAAIAAMQAVKRAWDPNNILNPGKIFPE
- a CDS encoding FadR/GntR family transcriptional regulator, whose translation is MKNRKSSLSPPRVIRPEQLSDQVASHILEAIDQGDFLPGDRLPSEAKLAMDFGVSRTVIREALARLKYDGILESRQGQGVRISAESDRRSFRLGEFFHATNNEASHLFELRAVLEGDAAFLAASRRTEEHLERMQACLDDLQQTIRANVDGTGPDFTFHHLVATATHNKYFIELMDFLNLRIKEVIHQARSNSSQQPGLPEVVEDEHMAIYRALIHMDPDGARQAMLEHIQKAADRLGLSILGAGARACSASG